A part of Phoenix dactylifera cultivar Barhee BC4 chromosome 2, palm_55x_up_171113_PBpolish2nd_filt_p, whole genome shotgun sequence genomic DNA contains:
- the LOC103716534 gene encoding coatomer subunit alpha-1: MLTKFETKSNRVKGLSFHSKRPWILASLHSGVIQLWDYRMGTLIDRFDEHDGPVRGVHFHKSQPLFVSGGDDYKIKVWNYKTHRCLFTLLGHLDYIRTVQFHDEYPWIVSASDDQTIRIWNWQSRTCISVLTGHNHYVMCASFHPKEDLVVSASLDQTVRVWDIGALRKKTVSPADDILRLSQMNTDLFGGVDAVVKYVLEGHDRGVNWASFHPSLPLIVSGADDRQVKLWRMNDTKAWEVDTLRGHMNNVSCVMFHAKQDIIVSNSEDKSIRIWDATKRTGIQTFRREHDRFWILTAHPEMNLLAAGHDSGMIVFKLERERPAFSVSGDTLFYVKDRFLRFYEFSSQKDNQVVPIRRPGSVSLNQGPRTLSYSPTENAVLLCSDVDGGSYELYVVPKESAGRGDYMQEAKKGAGGSAVFVARNRFAVLDKSNNQALVKNLKNEIVKKSPLPIATDAIFYAGTGNLLCRAEDRVVIFDLQQRLILGELQTPSVKYIVWSSDMESVALLSKHAIVIASKKLVHRCTLHETIRVKSGAWDENGVFLYTTLNHIKYCLPNGDSGIVRTLDVPVYITKVSGSNIYCLDRDGRNRVISIDATEYIFKLALLRKRYDHVMSMIRNSQLCGQAVIAYLQQKGFPEVALHFVKDERTRFNLALESGNIQIAVASAREIDEKDYWYRLGIEALRQGNTSIVEYAYQRTKNFERLSFLYLVTGNMEKLSKMLRIAEIKNDVMGQFHNAMYLGDIEERVKILENAGHLPLAYVTAATHGLTEVADRLAAELGDNVPSIPEGKLSSLLMPPRPLMCSGDWPLLRVMRGIFEGGLDSLGRAGNEEEEEASGADWGDEDLDIVDAEGVIQNGDIVAEIEDGEANEENDEEGGWDLEDLELPPDVETPKANPNARSSLFVAPTPGMPVSQIWIQKSSLAGEHVAAGNFDTAMRLLGRQLGIKNFAPLRPLFMDLCMGSHTYLCAFATAPVISTAVEKGWSESASPNVRGPPALVFKFSQMDEKLKAAYRATTEGKFPEALRQFLSILHTIPLMVVDSRREVDEVKELIEIAREYVLGLKIEVKRKEMKDNVIRQQELAAYFTNCKLQKIHMRLVLASAMSSCYRGGSFATAANFARMLLENGPPEAQAKKARQVLQACGDKKDTNQVNYDFRNPFVVCGATFVPIYRGQKDVSCPYCGARFVPTIEGQICAVCELAVVGADASGLLCSPTQTR; this comes from the exons atgcTGACCAAGTTCGAGACGAAGAGCAATCGGGTGAAGGGGCTGAGCTTCCACAGCAAGCGGCCCTGGATCCTCGCCAGCCTCCACAGCGGCGTGATCCAGCTATGGGACTACCGGATGGGCACCCTTATCGACCGATTCGACGAGCACGATGGACCCGTGCGCGGCGTTCACTTCCATAAATCTCAGCCCCTTTTCGTCTCGGGAG GAGATGATTACAAGATCAAAGTCTGGAATTACAAGACCCATCGGTGCCTATTTACCCTTCTTGGGCATCTCGATTACATTCGTACAGTCCAATTTCATGATGAGTATCCATGGATTGTTAGTGCTAGTGATGATCAGACTATTAGAATCTGGAACTGGCAGTCTCGGACATGCATTTCGGTGTTAACAGGGCATAACCACTATGTTATGTGTGCCTCTTTCCATCCAAAGGAGGACCTGGTTGTATCAGCTTCCCTGGATCAGACAGTCCGGGTTTGGGACATTGGTGCACTGAGGAAGAAAACAGTGTCACCAGCTGATGACATCTTGCGCTTGAGCCAGATGAACACTGATCTGTTTGGTGGTGTTGATGCTGTTGTCAAGTATGTCTTGGAAGGTCATGATCGTGGAGTCAATTGGGCATCATTTCATCCTAGCCTGCCTCTTATTGTGTCTGGAGCAGATGATAGACAAGTGAAACTATGGCGAATGAATG ATACAaaggcttgggaagtggacacACTGAGAGGGCACATGAATAATGTCTCTTGTGTAATGTTCCATGCGAAGCAGGATATTATTGTGTCAAACTCAGAGGACAAAAGTATTCGCATTTGGGATGCTACGAAACGCACTGGAATTCAAACATTTCGCCGTGAACATGACCGTTTCTGGATTCTCACTGCACATCCAGAAATGAACCTTCTTGCAGCTGGTCATGACAGTGGTATGATTGTTTTTAAGTTGGAAAGAGAGCGCCCTGCCTTCTCTGTGAGTGGTGATACTCTCTTCTATGTCAAAGATCGGTTCTTGCGGTTCTACGAGTTTTCATCCCAGAAGGATAATCAAGTGGTTCCAATTAGAAGGCCTGGTTCAGTCAGCTTGAATCAGGGACCCAGAACACTGTCTTACAGCCCCACGGAAAATGCTGTCTTGCTCTGCTCTGATGTGGATGGGGGTTCATATGAACTTTATGTTGTTCCTAAGGAATCTGCTGGAAGGGGTGATTATATGCAGGAAGCAAAGAAGGGAGCTGGGGGCTCAGCTGTTTTTGTAGCTCGCAACAGGTTTGCAGTTCTCGACAAGAGTAACAATCAAGCACTGGTGAAGAACCTTAAGAATGAGATTGTAAAGAAGAGTCCTCTTCCTATTGCTACTGATGCGATATTTTACGCCGGGACAGGCAATCTGTTGTGCAGGGCTGAGGATAGAGTGGTCATATTTGATCTCCAACAGAGGCTTATTCTTGGGGAACTTCAGACCCCATCTGTCAAGTACATTGTTTGGTCAAGCGATATGGAGTCTGTTGCCTTGTTGAGCAAACATGCTATAGTTATTGCTAGCAAGAAACTTGTGCACCGCTGCACACTTCATGAGACCATCCGTGTGAAAAGTGGTGCCTGGGATGAGAATGGCGTCTTTCTTTACACAACCTTAAACCATATTAAGTACTGTCTTCCTAATGGGGACAGCGGAATTGTAAGAACCCTTGATGTTCCTGTTTACATAACCAAGGTTTCTGGGAGCAATATCTATTGCTTGGATCGTGATGGTAGGAATAGGGTTATATCAATTGATGCTACAGAATACATATTCAAGCTGGCCCTTTTGCGAAAAAGATACGACCATGTGATGAGTATGATCAGGAATTCACAGTTATGTGGACAGGCTGTGATTGCATATCTGCAACAGAAAGGTTTCCCCGAAGTAGCTCTCCATTTTGTCAAAGATGAGAGAACCCGATTCAACCTGGCTCTTGAGAGTGGTAACATCCAGATTGCCGTTGCTTCTGCGAGGGAGATAGATGAGAAAGACTACTGGTACAGGTTAGGCATTGAGGCTCTTCGACAGGGAAACACCAGTATTGTGGAATATGCATACCAGAGGACGAAGAACTTTGAGAGGCTATCTTTTCTCTATCTTGTAACAGGAAACATGGAAAAGCTGTCCAAAATGCTGAGGATAGCtgagattaaaaatgatgtgatggGCCAGTTCCACAATGCCATGTATCTAGGCGACATTGAGGAACGtgtcaagatcttggagaatgCTGGCCATTTGCCTCTTGCATATGTCACAGCTGCTACTCATGGGCTTACTGAAGTTGCGGACAGGCTTGCAGCTGAATTGGGAGATAATGTTCCCTCTATACCTGAAGGAAAACTCAGTTCTCTCCTTATGCCACCTCGTCCACTTATGTGCAGTGGGGATTGGCCATTATTAAGGGTCATGAGAGGTATTTTTGAAGGTGGATTGGATAGTCTTGGGAGGGCAGGtaatgaggaagaagaagaagctagTGGTGCTGACTGGGGTGATGAGGATTTGGATATTGTTGATGCTGAAGGTGTGATTCAGAATGGCGATATAGTAGCAGAAATTGAGGATGGTGAAGCCAATGAAGAGAATGATGAGGAAGGAGGTTGGGACCTTGAAGATTTGGAGTTACCGCCGGATGTGGAAACACCGAAAGCTAACCCCAATGCTCGTTCATCTTTGTTTGTTGCTCCTACACCGGGCATGCCAGTAAGCCAAATATGGATTCAGAAGTCATCTCTGGCAGGGGAGCATGTGGCTGCTGGAAATTTTGACACTGCCATGCGCCTGCTTGGCCGGCAATTGGGAATAAAGAACTTTGCTCCCTTAAGGCCATTGTTTATGGATCTTTGCATGGGCAGCCACACATATCTTTGTGCTTTTGCTACGGCGCCTGTGATATCAACTGCTGTTGAGAAGGGATGGAGCGAGTCTGCCAGTCCTAATGTGAGGGGCCCACCAGcacttgtttttaagttctcGCAGATGGATGAGAAGCTTAAGGCTGCTTACCGTGCCACAACAGAGGGAAAGTTTCCAGAGGCTTTGCGGCAGTTTCTCAGTATTCTGCATACTATCCCACTTATGGTGGTGGACTCAAGGAGGGAAGTTGATGAAGTGAAGGAGCTTATTGAGATAGCCAGAGAATATGTCCTGGGCTTGAAGATTGaagtcaaaagaaaggaaatgaaGGATAATGTAATTCGGCAGCAGGAGTTGGCAGCTTACTTCACCAACTGTAAACTTCAAAAGATTCATATGAGACTTGTGCTTGCAAGTGCGATGAGTAGCTGTTACAGGGGAGGGAGCTTCGCTACGGCAGCCAATTTTGCTAGGATGCTTCTGGAGAACGGCCCACCTGAAGCCCAAGCGAAGAAGGCTAGACAGGTTTTGCAGGCTTGTGGTGATAAGAAGGATACTAATCAGGTCAATTATGATTTCAGGAACCCATTTGTGGTTTGTGGGGCTACTTTTGTTCCAATCTACCGTGGGCAGAAGGATGTTTCCTGCCCATATTGTGGGGCTCGCTTTGTGCCTACTATAGAGGGGCAGATTTGTGCTGTTTGTGAGCTTGCGGTGGTGGGTGCAGATGCATCAGGTCTGCTCTGTTCTCCTACACAGACAAGATAG
- the LOC103716541 gene encoding formyltetrahydrofolate deformylase 1, mitochondrial-like isoform X2 has product MVVAGASSSSSSSILGIASGFFSRALHSSKTSSGPPTAVHGIHVFHCPDVVGIVAKLSECIALRGGNIHSVDVFVPENKQVFYSRCEFVFHPARWPRDEINNDFMKLSKLFNAERSVVRVPYLDPKYKIAVLASKQDHCLFDLLHRWQEGRLPVDISCVISNHVRSPNTHVIRFLERHGIPYHHLPTTPRNKREDEILELVADTDFLVLARYMQILSGRFLESYGKDIINIHHGLLPSFKGGNPSKQAFDAGVKLIGATSHFVTEELDSG; this is encoded by the exons ATGGTGGTTGCGGGAGCCTCGTCCTCTTCCTCGTCGAGCATCCTCGGAATCGCGAGCGGCTTCTTCTCCAGGGCGCTCCACTCGTCCAAAACCTCCTCGGGACCCCCCACGGCCGTCCATGGAATCCACGTCTTCCACTGCCCG GATGTGGTTGGGATTGTTGCCAAGCTGTCGGAATGTATTGCGTTGCGAGGGGGGAACATACACAGCGTGGATGTGTTTGTTCCCGAGAATAAGCAGGTCTTCTATTCCAGGTG TGAATTTGTATTTCATCCTGCACGCTGGCCACGAGATGAGATCAACAATGACTTCATGAAATTATCCAAGTTATTCAATGCAGAAAGATCTGTTGTGCGAGTACCATATCTAGACCCAAAATACAAGATTGCAGTTCTTGCTTCAAAGCAG GATCATTGCTTGTTTGACTTGTTACACAGGTGGCAGGAGGGTAGACTTCCTGTGGATATCAGTTGTGTGATAAG CAATCATGTTAGATCTCCAAATACTCATGTTATACGATTCCTTGAAAGACACGGGATTCCATATCATCACCTGCCGACAACTCCACGAAATAAAAGAGAGGATGAGATTCTGGAATTAGTTGCAGATACTGATTTTCTTGTGCTTGCAAGATATATGCAG ATATTGTCTGGAAGGTTTCTAGAGAGCTATGGCAAAGACATTATTAACATTCATCATGGCCTTCTTCCATCATTCAAGGGTGGGAATCCTTCTAAACAG GCTTTTGATGCTGGGGTGAAATTGATTGGTGCCACAAGTCATTTTGTGACAGAAGAACTCGACTCAG GTTGA
- the LOC103716541 gene encoding formyltetrahydrofolate deformylase 2, mitochondrial-like isoform X3 has translation MVVAGASSSSSSSILGIASGFFSRALHSSKTSSGPPTAVHGIHVFHCPDVVGIVAKLSECIALRGGNIHSVDVFVPENKQVFYSRCEFVFHPARWPRDEINNDFMKLSKLFNAERSVVRVPYLDPKYKIAVLASKQDHCLFDLLHRWQEGRLPVDISCVISNHVRSPNTHVIRFLERHGIPYHHLPTTPRNKREDEILELVADTDFLVLARYMQVERVSHRDTLQSFVQKSENLEKQCLAQALKSYCELQVLHCDTNKTVVF, from the exons ATGGTGGTTGCGGGAGCCTCGTCCTCTTCCTCGTCGAGCATCCTCGGAATCGCGAGCGGCTTCTTCTCCAGGGCGCTCCACTCGTCCAAAACCTCCTCGGGACCCCCCACGGCCGTCCATGGAATCCACGTCTTCCACTGCCCG GATGTGGTTGGGATTGTTGCCAAGCTGTCGGAATGTATTGCGTTGCGAGGGGGGAACATACACAGCGTGGATGTGTTTGTTCCCGAGAATAAGCAGGTCTTCTATTCCAGGTG TGAATTTGTATTTCATCCTGCACGCTGGCCACGAGATGAGATCAACAATGACTTCATGAAATTATCCAAGTTATTCAATGCAGAAAGATCTGTTGTGCGAGTACCATATCTAGACCCAAAATACAAGATTGCAGTTCTTGCTTCAAAGCAG GATCATTGCTTGTTTGACTTGTTACACAGGTGGCAGGAGGGTAGACTTCCTGTGGATATCAGTTGTGTGATAAG CAATCATGTTAGATCTCCAAATACTCATGTTATACGATTCCTTGAAAGACACGGGATTCCATATCATCACCTGCCGACAACTCCACGAAATAAAAGAGAGGATGAGATTCTGGAATTAGTTGCAGATACTGATTTTCTTGTGCTTGCAAGATATATGCAG GTTGAGAGAGTTTCTCACAGAGATACCTTACAAAGCTTTGTGCAGAAATCAGAGAACCTTGAGAAGCAATGTTTGGCACAGGCACTAAAATCATACTGTGAACTTCAAGTGTTGCATTGTGATACAAACAAGACTGTTGTATTTTGA
- the LOC103716541 gene encoding formyltetrahydrofolate deformylase 1, mitochondrial-like isoform X1 has translation MVVAGASSSSSSSILGIASGFFSRALHSSKTSSGPPTAVHGIHVFHCPDVVGIVAKLSECIALRGGNIHSVDVFVPENKQVFYSRCEFVFHPARWPRDEINNDFMKLSKLFNAERSVVRVPYLDPKYKIAVLASKQDHCLFDLLHRWQEGRLPVDISCVISNHVRSPNTHVIRFLERHGIPYHHLPTTPRNKREDEILELVADTDFLVLARYMQILSGRFLESYGKDIINIHHGLLPSFKGGNPSKQAFDAGVKLIGATSHFVTEELDSGAIIEQMVERVSHRDTLQSFVQKSENLEKQCLAQALKSYCELQVLHCDTNKTVVF, from the exons ATGGTGGTTGCGGGAGCCTCGTCCTCTTCCTCGTCGAGCATCCTCGGAATCGCGAGCGGCTTCTTCTCCAGGGCGCTCCACTCGTCCAAAACCTCCTCGGGACCCCCCACGGCCGTCCATGGAATCCACGTCTTCCACTGCCCG GATGTGGTTGGGATTGTTGCCAAGCTGTCGGAATGTATTGCGTTGCGAGGGGGGAACATACACAGCGTGGATGTGTTTGTTCCCGAGAATAAGCAGGTCTTCTATTCCAGGTG TGAATTTGTATTTCATCCTGCACGCTGGCCACGAGATGAGATCAACAATGACTTCATGAAATTATCCAAGTTATTCAATGCAGAAAGATCTGTTGTGCGAGTACCATATCTAGACCCAAAATACAAGATTGCAGTTCTTGCTTCAAAGCAG GATCATTGCTTGTTTGACTTGTTACACAGGTGGCAGGAGGGTAGACTTCCTGTGGATATCAGTTGTGTGATAAG CAATCATGTTAGATCTCCAAATACTCATGTTATACGATTCCTTGAAAGACACGGGATTCCATATCATCACCTGCCGACAACTCCACGAAATAAAAGAGAGGATGAGATTCTGGAATTAGTTGCAGATACTGATTTTCTTGTGCTTGCAAGATATATGCAG ATATTGTCTGGAAGGTTTCTAGAGAGCTATGGCAAAGACATTATTAACATTCATCATGGCCTTCTTCCATCATTCAAGGGTGGGAATCCTTCTAAACAG GCTTTTGATGCTGGGGTGAAATTGATTGGTGCCACAAGTCATTTTGTGACAGAAGAACTCGACTCAGGTGCAATTATTGAACAGATG GTTGAGAGAGTTTCTCACAGAGATACCTTACAAAGCTTTGTGCAGAAATCAGAGAACCTTGAGAAGCAATGTTTGGCACAGGCACTAAAATCATACTGTGAACTTCAAGTGTTGCATTGTGATACAAACAAGACTGTTGTATTTTGA